CTGGCGCAGCTCGCCCATGAACTGGCTCACGTTGGAGCGCGCGTTGAGCCACAGCGCGGCGTAGATGAGCATGCCCACCGCCACCAGCGCGGCCACGCCCTCCATCCACTCGCGCTGGGCGCCCGCCAGCAGGTGCCGGCCCAGGACGTAGGCCACCGCGCCGATGACGAGCGCGGACACCCAGCCGGCGTGCACCACGCGCACGTGCTCGGTGGCCTTCATCTTCTTCAGGGCCGCCAGCAGCGCGGCGACGATGATGGCCGCCTCGAAGCCCTCGCGGATGAGGATGAGCACCGTCAGCCACAGCGTGGACAGGAGGTCCGCGGCGGTGCCGCTGTCGCGCCGCGCCTGGTCCAGGAGCGACACCAGCTCGCGGCCCTCGTCCTGGAGGTGGGGGCTGTTCTTCTCCGCGGCGAGGCGCGCCTGGAGGAAGGCCTTCTCCAGCTTGAGCACCAGCTCCGGGCTGCGCGAGCTGAGCTTGGGCTCCACCGGCTCCAGGCCGTTGAGGTACGCGTCGAGCAGCGCCGCCTTCGCGCCCGCGGCGTCCCCGGCGGCGCCCCGGCGCAGGGCCTCCTGCACACCGTCGCGCGCGGTCAGCAGCGAGCGCTCCTCGTCGACCTCCGGCAGGTTGCGGCGCAGGCACGCCAGCGTGTCCTCGCCGAAGGCCTTCACCAGGTCGTCGTCGGTGGCGTTGGCCAGCCGCTCCAGCGACGCGCGCGGCGCGGTGCCCTCGCACGGCGGCAGGCGCATGGTGAAGACGAAGAAGGCCAGCGACCAGCGCTCGTCCTCGGACAGCGTGGGGTAGGCCGGCATCGCGGTGCCCGGCACGCCGAAGCTGGTGGTGTTGAAGGCCTTGTAGGGCGTCAGGCCCCCCATCAGCTCCGGGTCCCGGAAGTTCGCGGGCCGGGGCTCCATGGTGGCGGCGATGGGGACGTTGGCGCTGCCATCCGCCGCGTGGCAGGCCGCGCAGTTGGTCTGGAAGAGCGCCTCGCCGCGCTTCAGGTCCGGCGCGTGGCGCGGGCTGCGCGCCAGGCCGCCGGCCAGCACCAGGTCCTCCACCAGCGCGCCGCAGTCCCGGCTCACGCCCTCCGCGTCCGTGGACTGGTCCACGCGCGCCTGCACCGCCTTCACGCGCGGCACGAACTGCTCCGCCGCCGGTCCCAGCTCCTGCGCCGCGGACACCGCCTCCGCCGCGAAGCTCTTCTGCTCCGCCAGCTCGAACTCGGACCGCGACTCGATGGCCGCCGGATAGTCCGCCTCCAGGTACTGGAGGATGCCCACGAGCCGGTGCCACGTCCGCTCGTCCGATGCGCCCTCCGCCGCCAGGGCCGGGGTGGACAGCGACGACATCAACAGGAGGAGGACGGGGACCACACGATTCATGCCCCCCCGTGTACCAGCCAGGAAACGGCGCATCAATCCTGCGAATCAATCTCAAAACGGGCTTTTCAAGCCTGCGAAGACACGGGGGGCGGCGAGGTCGGGTTGCGAGCGCCGGTCCAGCGTCCGACCTCCAGGGAGTCGATGCGCAGGTGGGCCAGTCTCCAGTCGCGGCCGCGCAGCCGGCCCACGGAGAGTCCGCCCACGGTGAGCGCGCCGATGGCGAGCGCGCCGATGGACAGGGCGCCGATGGCGAAGCCGCCCAGGGCCGCGGCGCCGATGGCGAGCGCGGGGAGGGCGCGGGGGCCGAGCGCGCGGGGGCGGCGCCACCGCGTGGTGTCCTGGCGCCGCGCGCCGAGCGTGAGCGCGGTGTTGGCGGTCAGGAGGGTGGCGGCGCCGGCGAGGGCCAGGGGGCGCCAGGGGACGGGCGTCGCGACGACGCCGGGGAGTCGCAAGGGCAGGGTGGAGCGCATGCCGTTGCAGGTGGGCATCACCGCCACGGCCGTCAGCGCGCGAGGGAGAGGGCCCCCGCCCGTCCGCGTGCGTCTCAGCGCTCGAAGGTGATGAACGCGAACGGGGGCTCGGCCTCCGGGTGCGGCTCCTCCTCCACGCACCGCCAGCCGGACAGGTCGACGTCGGGGAAGAAGGTGTCGCCCGGGTACTCGCGGTCGATGCGTGTCAGGTACAGCCGGTGGAGCAGGGGCATCGTCTGGGCGTAGACGTCCGCTCCGCCGATGACGAAGACCTCGTCGTCCGCGCGCGCGCGCGCCTGTTCGAGCGCCTGCTCCACGGAGTGGGCCACCGTCACGCCCGCTGGCGCGTAGTCCGGCTGGCGCGTGACGACGATGAAGTGGCGGCCCGGCAGGGGACGGCCGATGGATTCGTACGTCTTGCGCCCCATGACGAGCGTGTGGCCCATGGTGAGGCGCTTGAAGCGCGCGAGGTCCTGGGGCAGGCGCCAGGGCAGCTGGTTGTCTGCGCCGATGACACGGTTGGACGCCAGCGCGACGATGGCCGACAGCTTCATACGGCCACGGGGGCCTTGATGGCGGGGTGCGGGTCGTAGCCCTCGAGCGTGAAGTCCTCGTAGCGGAACGCGAACAGGTCCTTCACGTCCGGGTTGAGGCGCATGCGGGGCAGCGGTCGGGGCTCGCGGGCCAGCTGTGTCCGGGCCTGCTCCACGTGGTTGAGGTACAGGTGCGCGTCGCCGAGCGTGTGGATGAACTCGTGCGGCACCAGCCCCGTCACCTGCGCCACCATCATCGTCAGCAGCGAGTAGGACGCGATGTTGAAGGGCAGGCCCAGGAACAGGTCCGCGCTGCGCTGGTAGAGCTGGCAGGACAGCTTCCCGTCGGCCACGTAGAACTGGAAGAGCACGTGGCAGGGCGGCAGCTTCATCGACGGCAGGTCCGCCACGTTCCACGCGCTGACGAGGTGTCGACGCGAGTCGGGGTTCTTCCTCAGTCCGTCGACCAGCGCCTTCATCTGGTCGATGTGGCCGCCATCCGGCGTGTTCCACGAGCGCCACTGGTGGCCGTAGACGGGCCCCAGCTCGCCCTGCGCGTTGGCCCACTCGTCCCAGATGGTGACGCCGTTCGCCTGGAGCGTGCGCACGTTCGTGTCCCCGGCGAGCATCCACAGGAGCTCGTGCAGGATGGACTTCACGTGCAGCTTCTTCGTGGTGACGAGCGGGAAGCCCCGGGTCAGGTCGAACCGGAGCTGGGGGCCGAAGACGCTGAGCGTCCCCGTACCGGTACGGTCGCCCTTCTTCGTCCCGTGCTTCAGGACATGGTCGAGCAAGGCCAGGTAGGGCTGCATGGGGCCAAGGCGTCTAGCGCGTTTCTGGACGGACCTCCAGGCCTTCCCATTGGACGCCCGGGGGGCGCGCCGCTAGAAGCGCGGGGCATGAAGATCTACACGAAGACTGGCGACGCGGGAGAGACCGGGCTGTTCGGTGGTGGACGGGTCCCCAAGGACGACGAGCGTGTGGACGCGTACGGAGAGGTGGACGAACTCAACGCGACGCTGGGGATGGCGCGCGCGTTCGCGTTGCCACAGGAACTGGACGCGATGTTGCAGGGGCTCCAGGACCAGCTCTTCACGGTGGGCGCGGTGATGGCCACACCCTCGGGGACGAAGGCGTCCGCGTTCATCCCGGAGCTGAAGGCGTCCTGGGCGGAGGACATGGAGCACGCCATGGACCGCTTCGACGCGGAGCTGCCGAAGATGACGCACTTCATCCTGCCCGGGGGCACGCAGGGCTCCGCCGCGCTGCACCTGGCGCGCACGGTCTGCCGCCGCGCCGAGCGGCGGGCCATTCCGTTGCTGCGCGACGGGAAGGTTCCCCGGGAGGTGATGGTCTTCCTCAACCGGCTGTCGGACCTGCTCTTCGTCATGGCTCGCGTGGCCAACCACCGCGCGGGGGTCCAGGACGTGAAGTGGATTCCGGAGAAGCCGTCCGCCTCCTAGTCGTCCCAAGGTCTGTTCCATGTTGCCCACCGCCCACCTGCGCGACCTCGCCCTCTCGGTCGGCTTCGACCTGGTGGGCTTCGCGCGCGCGGAGCCCATTCCGCCCTCCTTCCTCCTGGAGTGGCTGGAGGCGGGCTTCGCGGCGGACATGGATTGGATGTCCGAGCGGGCGGACGAGCGCCTGGACGTGAAGAACCTCCTGCCGGGCGCGAGGACGGTCATCGCCTTCGCGAACAACTACTGGCGGGACGACACGCAGTCGACGGGCTCTCCCATCGCGCGGTACGCGCGGGGGCGCGACTACCACTCCACGCTGCGCGACCGGATGAAGGCGTTCCGCAAAGCCATCACGGTGATGTACCCGGGCCTGGGCACCTACGGCAGCGTGGACAGCGGCCCGCTGATGGAGAAGGTGTGGGCCGCGCGCGCCGGGCTGGGCTACGTGGGGAAGAACGGCTGCTTCATCACCGAGCCGTATGGCTCGTGGGTGCTGCTGGCCACGCTGGTGCTGGACAGGGAAGTGGACGCGTACGCGGAGGGGCCGGCGGCGGACCGGTGCGGCGCGTGTCGCCGGTGTCTCATGTCGTGTCCCACGGGCGCGCTCGTGGGCAACGGACGGGTGGACGCGGGGGCGTGCCTGTCCTACCAGACCATCGAGAACCGCGAGCGCGAGGTGCCCGAGCCCTTCCGCCTCAAGTTCGACAACCTCGTCTTCGGGTGCGACATCTGCCAGCAGGTCTGTCCACTCAACCGCAAGCCCGTCTTCGCCACCCATCCACGCTTCGCGCCCCGCGCCGTGGCGGAGCTGGGCACGCTGGAGCTGGCGGGGCTCACGCTCACCCAGTACGAGCAGCTCATCCCGGGCACGGCGTTGGCTCGCGCACGGTACGACGGCCTGCGGCGCAACGCGGTGTACGCGCTGGGCGTGGCCAGGCAGGCGGACGCGAGGCGGCTGCTCGAAAAGCTCTGCGGAGATTCGAGCGACTTGGTACGTAGCGCCGCGCAATGGGCGCTTCACCAGCTCGACCCCTGAACCCCGCCGCGGCCCCCGCGCTCGGCGGTGTGTACGCCGCGCTCCTCGTCCAGGTCTGCATCAGCGCCGGCACCTACCTGACCGCCAAGCGCGCCATGACGGAGCTGCCGCCGCTCACCGTGGTGTTGTGGCGCTTCCTCCTCAGCGGCGCGGTGTTCGTGCTGCTGCTGGCGATGCTGCCCGGGCCGAAGCTGCCGCCGCGCGAGGCGTGGGGTCGCGTCTTCCTGCTGGGGCTGCTCGCCGGGCCGGTGAACCAGGTGTTCTTCTTCACCGGGCTGGCGCGCTCGACCGCCGCGCACGGCGCGCTGCTGTACGCGCTCACGCCCCTGGGTGTGTACCTGTCGAGCCTGGCGCGTCGACAGGAGCGCGCCTCGTCGCGGACGCTGGTGGGCATCGCCACCGCGTTCGTGGGCGTGGTGGTGCTGCTGCTGGGGCGGGGCCTCGCGGACGCGCGGGGCTCGATGCTGGGGGACGTGCTCATCCTCCTCGCGGTGCTGGCGTGGGTGGCCTACACGACGGAGGGCAAGCCGCTCGTCGCCACGCACGGCCCGCTGCGCGCGACGTCGTGGTGCATGGTGATGGGCACGGTGCTGATGCTGCCCTTCGCGCCCCTCTACGGGAACGTCGACGCGCTGGTGTCGTCGACCGCGCTGGCGAAGGCGTGCATCGGCTACCTGGGCCTGATGACGTCGGTGGTGGCGTACCTGCTCTGGTTCTACGCGCTCTCGAAGGTGTCCGCCTCGAAGGTGGCCATCTTCTCCAACCTCCAGCCCGCGGCGACCGCGCTGGCCGCGTGGGCGGTGCTGGACGAGTCCCTGCACTGGGAGCTCGCCGTGGGTGGCGTGCTCGTGCTGGTGGGCGTGCGGCTCACGCAGATGGCGAGGACACAGCCACCACCGGCGCCCCTCCCCGTCGTGGAGGAGCGCCGGACGGCCTGAGCCGCTACTGCGGATCCCACCCCGCGTTCACCGTCATGCGGTCCAGCTCGCGAACGGTGACGTAGGGGACGAAGCCCGCCGCGCGCGAGCGGGTATAGGCGTCCGCCACGTGCGCGGCCTGGGTGGCGTAGTCGGTGGAGAGCACCAGCTTGCCGGCGGCGCGGACCCGGGCGGCGTTCGTCCGGTTCTCCTCGCACCAGGCCTCGTCACAGGCGAGGTCGTCGGACCAGTACATGTCCTCCATGCCCAGCCCGTCGATGGCGGGCAGGTAGGCGGGGTCATCCACCAGCTCCGGGGAGTTCTGCGGCATCACCTTGAAGGCCGGGTTGCGCGCCTTGGCGTACTGGCTGATGCGCGCGATGAGGGCCACCATCTTCCGCGCGAGGTCGGCGCGGTTGGTGCCCGCGGAGCCCGCGGGAATCTCCTCGTACGTCACCACCATGTCCAGGTAGCACCCGGTGAAGCCCGCGGCGAGCGCCTGGTCGATGCGCCCCTGGACGATGGGCCACCAGCGCTCGTCCCAGTACTTCACGTACTGCTCGTCGGGCCAGCCATCCACCGGGCCGAGCTTCATGTCGGCGGGCACCTGGGACCACTCGGGGCGGTACTCCTCGATGGCGCCAATCTCGAAGTACGCGAGCACCTGCTTGCCCCGGTTCTTGAGCGCGGTGATTTCGGCGGCGGTGAACCAGTCGTCGGAGCCGTCGCGCGACAGCTCGACGATGGCGAGGTCGAACTTCGAGCCGGCGATGGTGTCGAGCTTCCCCTGGGGATAGTTCGTGAGCTGGTAGGTGAAGCTGTGGACGCCCTCCCACGGCACGGGCGTGCCGGCGTCGGTGCTCGTGCCGGCGTCCGCGGGCGTGCCCGCGTCACCCGGCGTGCCCGCGTCCGTGGGGGTCCCCGCGTCGCCGGGCGTGCCGGCGTCCGAGGCGGAGACCTGGATGCGCACCACGAGCAGGTCCAGCAGGGACGCATCCGCCGTGGACGTCGTGCGGTAGCGCAGCTGCACCGGGCCCCCGCTCACGAAGCGCTGGGGGGACGTCAGCGCGAGCGACGTGGCGGTCCACTTCCACGACTGCGCGAAGGTGTTGTCGCCCACCAGCACCCAGGCGCCCGCCGCGTAGTCCCACGCCTCGAACAGCCAGCGCATCTCCGACTTGAGCGGCCCTCGATAGTTGATGCCCACCTCGGCGGCGACGACGTCGGCGACGCTCACGTCCGCGGGGAGCGCGTACGTGCACGTGGCGGACGTGCCGGGCGCGAACTCGACGTACTCCGCCCAGCGGTCCTGCGTGCCCGACAGCGTCTGCGTGTGGAGCCCCTGCACGGTCTGCCCCGAACCGATGGAGCCGCTCGCGACCTGGAGGCTCGTGCACGTCAAGGTCCGCGCATCCGCGAGGACCGCCGCGTCCCCGCTCCGCTCCGGGCCGTCCGCGCTCCCGGAGGACCCACCACAGGCGAACAGCGCGATGCACCACAAACTCGACCAACCCACTGCCGCGACTCGCATGTGCTCTCCCTTTCGCCGGAGCCGGGCCTTCGCCCTGATATCGAGATGCGCTCGGCGAACGCGGCGGGCTTTAACGTCAGGCGCGCGGAGTCAGCAACGCGAAGTGGCGCGCGACACGCGACATTCCTCCGCGCGTTGGAACATTCGTTCCTGTCTGGATGGGGGGCGCGCGTCGAGCGTGGCGGGGGCCAATCCCTGGCGGAAATTTGAAGCCCGCATGTCGAGGGGGCGCCATACACTCGCGCGCATGTTCCGTTCGGGCGAGGATCTGCTCCACGTGGAGGGTCGGCTCTGGGTGCTGACCGCTCCCACGGGCAAGGCCATCTACGACTTCGCGTTCGACACGTTCTTCGCCTGTCGACGGCCGTACCAGCTGCCGTCGTCGCTGGAGGTGGTGGCGCGCGTGGGCGTGTGGAACGACTACGCGGAGCGCTACCGCGAGCTGGAGAACGAGGGCCTGCGGCTCATCCATTCGCCGGAGCAGCACCTGCTGGCCACGGAGCTGCCGCACTGGTACCCGCGCCTCGCGGACCTCACCCCGAAGGACCCCATCCTCCACTGGCAGCGGGTGGTCTGCCGCGAGCTGCGGCCCTTGCGGCGCGTGGAGGAGGGCGCGCCGGACCGCATCCCCAGCTCCTTCGAGTTCCGCACCTTCTGGTGGAGAGGGGAGCTGGTGGGGTGGGGGCCCTATTGGTGGCAGGGCTCGCCGTACACGATGAACGAGGCCGAGCAGCGCGAGGCGCTCGCGCTGGGGCGCGAGGTGGCGCGCCGCGTGGACGTGCCCTTCCTCGTGGTGGACGTGGCGCAGGAGGTCTCCGGCCGGTGGATCGTCATCGAGTGCAATGACGGACAGGAGAGCGGCTTCGCGGGCATCTCCCCGTTCGCGCTGTGGCGCAACATCCTGGAGCGGGAGGCCGCGCGCTGAGCCGGGTGGGGCGCGGTGTCCCGCCTCGCGGCGGAGCGGGAGACGCTCCTCGCATCACGAAGCGCTCTTCTTCTTCTCCCTCGACAGGCCGGTGAAGAACAGCGCGAGCACGAGCGACACCGGACCGAGGACGGGCGCCGCCAGCAAGCCCAGCGCCGTGCAGATTCCGTTGAGGCCGCCTTCGTTGTGTCCCAAGAAGTGATTGCGGTCGAGGACGTAGCCGACGAGTGGGGGCAGCACCAGGCCGGCGACGAGCGCGAGCAGGCCGATGAGGGCGGGGCCGAATCCGCTCGAGGAGCGTCTCTGGGGTGAAGTGGGCGTCATGTCGAGGTGTGGTGCGCGAAGCGGGGGGAGGGCGAGACATCCGCCGAGGTGGGGGACGCGCTCGTCCCGTGAGGCGTCGCTGGGATGCGCTGGCGTGCAGCGGACTGCACACGTCGCGAGGGAGTTTGCACGCGGTCGTGTCGCGGTGGCTTCACACCGGACCTGGGAGGGGCTGCTTCCCGCGTGTCAGCGCGTGGCAGATGGCCGCGCCGATGAGGGTGAGCACCAGGGCGAGGGGGCCCAGGATGCCGCCGAGGAGGAGTCCCAGCAGGGTGAAGAGGCCGTTGAGCCCTCCCTCCGCGTGGCCCATGCTGGGGTGGTGGTCGAGGTAGCAGCCGACGAGCGGCGGGAGCAGGGTTCCCGTGGCCGTCGTGATGACGCAGACGAGGGCGGTCGGGGTCAGCCAGCGGCTGGGACGTGGGGCCAGGGACGTGGTCATGCCTGGGGTGATTGCAACGGCCGCGCCCAGGGCGCCGACACCCCATGCCTCGGGCTCAATCGCCGTTCGGGTCCCACACGGAGATGTCGTCCTTCGGCTCGGGAGGAATCGACGGGCGCGTCGAACTGGAGGGCGGCGGCGGCGCGGGCTTCTTCGCGGTGACCGTGGGAGGCGGGGGCTTCACGGGTTCGGGCGCGGGCGCGTCGTCGTCCCCACCCAACAGCGGGTCCTTCTCGTCGGTCACCGAGGCTGCGACGGGCGCGGGCTTCTGCGTGGGCCCACTGGAGTCGGACTTCGTCGACGCCCTGGCGGCGGCGGTGGGCGCGGCGGGCGGCGGGGCGTCCAGCGGCTCCAGGTCCCCGAGGTCGGTGGCCGCCGTGGGGCTGGGCGTGGGCGCGGGCGCGGGCTCCTCCGTGGCGGCCTGGGACGCGCGGTAGACGCCCTGGCGCGAGACGGGCGGAGGGGGTGGCGAGGTATCCACCGGCGCGGCGTCCCTCGGCGTGGGCGACGCCTCCTCGCGCGTGCGGCCCGTGTCGAGCGGAGGCGGGATGTCGTCGGAGCGGTTCGCGTTGCGGTGCCCGGCGCGGATGGAGCGGCTCTCCGGCTGGCCATCCCCGAAGGGGTCCTCGTCCCGATTGGTGGGGCGGTGCGAGCTGTCCGAGTCCCCGAACGGGTCCTCCTCGCGGTCCACCTTCTTCCCGCTGGGGCGCTTCCTCGGTCGCGGCTCGTCGGCGACGACGCCCGGGGGCAACCCCCGCAGGGCCGAGTGGCGGTCGGCGCAGTTGGCGCGGTTCTCCTGGCACTCCGAGAGGCACTGGGTGAGCTGCTTGATGGTGCGCCCGCTGCCTCCGTACTCGATGGAGCAGTCCTCCTTGCAGGTGGAGAAGTCCTCCTGACAGCCAGAGGGGACGGAGCGCGCGCTCTGGGCGGCGGCGGGGCCGGCGGCGAGCGCCATTAGCAGGACGGTGACGAGACGCATGGCAATCACGAAAACTACCAGTCTTCCCACCTCCCCGCGCCAGGGGGCCGCGCTATGGTCCAGGCTTGGCGCGGCCGGCGCGCATGCGAAGGAGGCACATGGCTGTCAGGGTGGGCATCATCGGGAGCCATGGGCTGGAGCACCATCTGGGGCTCGCGGGTCGGTTGGAATCCCACACCCTCGAAACACCGTTCGGCCCGCACGCGGGACCGCTGCTCAGCGGGGAGCTGGACGGAGTGTCCGTCGTCTACGTGCCCCGGCACGGCGCCGGACACGTCTTCAACGCCACGCGCGCGCCCTATCGCGCCAACCTCTTCGCGCTGAAGCTGCTGGGCGTCACCCACGTGCTGGCCACCGGCA
This sequence is a window from Myxococcus stipitatus. Protein-coding genes within it:
- a CDS encoding FTR1 family protein, yielding MNRVVPVLLLLMSSLSTPALAAEGASDERTWHRLVGILQYLEADYPAAIESRSEFELAEQKSFAAEAVSAAQELGPAAEQFVPRVKAVQARVDQSTDAEGVSRDCGALVEDLVLAGGLARSPRHAPDLKRGEALFQTNCAACHAADGSANVPIAATMEPRPANFRDPELMGGLTPYKAFNTTSFGVPGTAMPAYPTLSEDERWSLAFFVFTMRLPPCEGTAPRASLERLANATDDDLVKAFGEDTLACLRRNLPEVDEERSLLTARDGVQEALRRGAAGDAAGAKAALLDAYLNGLEPVEPKLSSRSPELVLKLEKAFLQARLAAEKNSPHLQDEGRELVSLLDQARRDSGTAADLLSTLWLTVLILIREGFEAAIIVAALLAALKKMKATEHVRVVHAGWVSALVIGAVAYVLGRHLLAGAQREWMEGVAALVAVGMLIYAALWLNARSNVSQFMGELRQKMQGALGRGSMFGLFFIAFTAVLRESFETAIFLQGLALDSPAGVAWGALVGAVAISVLVLFINRLGFRLPMKTLFNISTVVLVVTAVMLLGKGLHSLQEVGALPLVPVPFVTVDLLGLYPDAVSLLPQAVLAAVPLALALRRRARATGVTGVSAS
- a CDS encoding dihydrofolate reductase — encoded protein: MKLSAIVALASNRVIGADNQLPWRLPQDLARFKRLTMGHTLVMGRKTYESIGRPLPGRHFIVVTRQPDYAPAGVTVAHSVEQALEQARARADDEVFVIGGADVYAQTMPLLHRLYLTRIDREYPGDTFFPDVDLSGWRCVEEEPHPEAEPPFAFITFER
- a CDS encoding thymidylate synthase, translating into MQPYLALLDHVLKHGTKKGDRTGTGTLSVFGPQLRFDLTRGFPLVTTKKLHVKSILHELLWMLAGDTNVRTLQANGVTIWDEWANAQGELGPVYGHQWRSWNTPDGGHIDQMKALVDGLRKNPDSRRHLVSAWNVADLPSMKLPPCHVLFQFYVADGKLSCQLYQRSADLFLGLPFNIASYSLLTMMVAQVTGLVPHEFIHTLGDAHLYLNHVEQARTQLAREPRPLPRMRLNPDVKDLFAFRYEDFTLEGYDPHPAIKAPVAV
- a CDS encoding cob(I)yrinic acid a,c-diamide adenosyltransferase, whose product is MKIYTKTGDAGETGLFGGGRVPKDDERVDAYGEVDELNATLGMARAFALPQELDAMLQGLQDQLFTVGAVMATPSGTKASAFIPELKASWAEDMEHAMDRFDAELPKMTHFILPGGTQGSAALHLARTVCRRAERRAIPLLRDGKVPREVMVFLNRLSDLLFVMARVANHRAGVQDVKWIPEKPSAS
- the queG gene encoding tRNA epoxyqueuosine(34) reductase QueG produces the protein MLPTAHLRDLALSVGFDLVGFARAEPIPPSFLLEWLEAGFAADMDWMSERADERLDVKNLLPGARTVIAFANNYWRDDTQSTGSPIARYARGRDYHSTLRDRMKAFRKAITVMYPGLGTYGSVDSGPLMEKVWAARAGLGYVGKNGCFITEPYGSWVLLATLVLDREVDAYAEGPAADRCGACRRCLMSCPTGALVGNGRVDAGACLSYQTIENREREVPEPFRLKFDNLVFGCDICQQVCPLNRKPVFATHPRFAPRAVAELGTLELAGLTLTQYEQLIPGTALARARYDGLRRNAVYALGVARQADARRLLEKLCGDSSDLVRSAAQWALHQLDP
- a CDS encoding DMT family transporter, translated to MGASPARPLNPAAAPALGGVYAALLVQVCISAGTYLTAKRAMTELPPLTVVLWRFLLSGAVFVLLLAMLPGPKLPPREAWGRVFLLGLLAGPVNQVFFFTGLARSTAAHGALLYALTPLGVYLSSLARRQERASSRTLVGIATAFVGVVVLLLGRGLADARGSMLGDVLILLAVLAWVAYTTEGKPLVATHGPLRATSWCMVMGTVLMLPFAPLYGNVDALVSSTALAKACIGYLGLMTSVVAYLLWFYALSKVSASKVAIFSNLQPAATALAAWAVLDESLHWELAVGGVLVLVGVRLTQMARTQPPPAPLPVVEERRTA
- a CDS encoding endo alpha-1,4 polygalactosaminidase; this translates as MRVAAVGWSSLWCIALFACGGSSGSADGPERSGDAAVLADARTLTCTSLQVASGSIGSGQTVQGLHTQTLSGTQDRWAEYVEFAPGTSATCTYALPADVSVADVVAAEVGINYRGPLKSEMRWLFEAWDYAAGAWVLVGDNTFAQSWKWTATSLALTSPQRFVSGGPVQLRYRTTSTADASLLDLLVVRIQVSASDAGTPGDAGTPTDAGTPGDAGTPADAGTSTDAGTPVPWEGVHSFTYQLTNYPQGKLDTIAGSKFDLAIVELSRDGSDDWFTAAEITALKNRGKQVLAYFEIGAIEEYRPEWSQVPADMKLGPVDGWPDEQYVKYWDERWWPIVQGRIDQALAAGFTGCYLDMVVTYEEIPAGSAGTNRADLARKMVALIARISQYAKARNPAFKVMPQNSPELVDDPAYLPAIDGLGMEDMYWSDDLACDEAWCEENRTNAARVRAAGKLVLSTDYATQAAHVADAYTRSRAAGFVPYVTVRELDRMTVNAGWDPQ
- a CDS encoding ATP-grasp domain-containing protein, which codes for MLTAPTGKAIYDFAFDTFFACRRPYQLPSSLEVVARVGVWNDYAERYRELENEGLRLIHSPEQHLLATELPHWYPRLADLTPKDPILHWQRVVCRELRPLRRVEEGAPDRIPSSFEFRTFWWRGELVGWGPYWWQGSPYTMNEAEQREALALGREVARRVDVPFLVVDVAQEVSGRWIVIECNDGQESGFAGISPFALWRNILEREAAR